From Bacillus sp. Bos-x628, the proteins below share one genomic window:
- the gerPC gene encoding spore germination protein GerPC: MSILKGFWKKIRLYLLLVMIPTLIISYFIYEKETEKIDLKNKQTATLMLNIHKNQMNYLISETEARLTSLAMGFDQPLDPKKVQHILEKIYKQEPRFSGLYLLNKKGDVTASTTPLKEKINLSFRDYFKQILVTKQTVITDNYVSRITKQPILSICVPVLDENENVTNVLVAAIQIDYLRNIMNVLNPELHFKMLNQNGHVVFTSGPPPASGNGSTVSTYLDENSWKLEVFPQRATTGEVLSVMLFPLSSVFILLNILFTLVQYFILRRQTQQERHQNEAQKLELIGTLAASTAHEIRNPLTGISGFIQLLQKKYHSEEDQLYFSVIEEEIKRINQIVSEFLVLGKPTAEKWQMNSVKEIVSEIMPIVFSEANLYNVEVDLQINTIQDVGVFCTKDHIKQVVLNVAKNSLEAMPNGGHLKIIIEAEKEHVIIKVKDTGEGIPEEMLKHIFLPFITSKEKGTGLGLVVCKRIISMYGGTIDIHSEVNKGTTVMIMLPSAHSA; this comes from the coding sequence ATGAGTATACTGAAAGGGTTTTGGAAGAAAATCAGACTGTACCTTCTTTTGGTGATGATTCCAACCCTAATTATTAGTTATTTTATCTACGAAAAAGAAACTGAAAAAATTGATTTAAAAAACAAACAAACCGCTACACTTATGTTAAATATTCACAAGAATCAAATGAATTATTTAATTAGTGAGACAGAAGCGAGATTGACATCACTTGCAATGGGATTTGATCAGCCGCTGGATCCTAAGAAAGTACAGCACATCTTAGAGAAAATTTATAAACAAGAACCACGCTTTTCAGGTCTGTATCTCTTAAACAAAAAAGGAGATGTAACAGCTAGTACAACTCCATTAAAAGAAAAAATCAATTTATCCTTTAGAGATTACTTTAAGCAAATTCTAGTAACAAAACAGACAGTGATTACAGATAACTATGTGAGTAGAATTACAAAGCAACCTATTCTCTCCATTTGTGTACCTGTATTGGATGAAAACGAGAATGTCACCAATGTTCTTGTAGCAGCGATTCAAATTGATTATTTAAGAAATATCATGAATGTATTAAACCCAGAGCTTCATTTTAAGATGCTCAATCAAAATGGACATGTTGTGTTTACAAGCGGTCCACCGCCAGCATCAGGAAACGGCAGTACAGTGTCTACTTATTTAGATGAAAATAGTTGGAAGCTTGAGGTTTTTCCGCAACGTGCTACAACAGGTGAAGTTTTGTCTGTTATGCTGTTCCCCTTATCCAGTGTATTTATTTTATTAAATATTTTATTCACACTTGTCCAATATTTCATTTTAAGGCGGCAAACCCAGCAGGAACGTCATCAAAATGAAGCACAAAAGCTTGAGTTGATTGGAACACTTGCGGCAAGTACGGCTCACGAAATCCGTAATCCATTAACAGGCATTAGCGGTTTTATACAGCTACTCCAAAAGAAGTACCATTCAGAAGAAGATCAGCTTTATTTTTCTGTGATAGAGGAAGAAATTAAACGCATCAATCAGATCGTGAGTGAATTTCTCGTATTAGGAAAACCAACTGCAGAAAAATGGCAAATGAACTCCGTGAAAGAAATTGTGAGTGAGATTATGCCGATTGTTTTTTCAGAGGCCAATCTTTATAATGTTGAGGTCGATTTGCAGATCAATACAATACAAGATGTTGGTGTTTTTTGTACTAAGGATCATATTAAACAAGTCGTATTGAATGTAGCAAAAAACTCTTTAGAAGCGATGCCAAATGGCGGTCATTTGAAGATTATAATCGAGGCTGAAAAAGAACATGTCATCATTAAAGTGAAAGATACGGGTGAAGGAATTCCAGAAGAGATGCTAAAGCATATATTCCTCCCATTTATTACTTCGAAGGAAAAAGGGACAGGTCTTGGGCTTGTCGTTTGTAAACGAATCATTTCCATGTATGGCGGGACAATCGATATACATAGTGAAGTGAACAAAGGAACGACGGTCATGATTATGCTCCCTTCCGCTCACTCAGCATAG
- a CDS encoding aspartyl-phosphate phosphatase Spo0E family protein, giving the protein MNIYVRKEKLLMSIDEKRKQMVEVAQVEGYTGETTIKYSQELDNLMNEYQHLLFHEKQSVASFHDIVCQMSLLSVNRPSY; this is encoded by the coding sequence ATGAATATCTATGTAAGGAAAGAAAAGCTATTGATGTCAATCGATGAAAAGAGAAAACAAATGGTAGAAGTTGCTCAAGTAGAAGGATATACAGGCGAAACGACGATTAAATATAGTCAAGAGCTGGACAACCTGATGAATGAGTATCAGCACCTTCTTTTTCATGAGAAGCAATCTGTTGCATCCTTTCATGATATTGTGTGCCAAATGAGCCTCCTATCTGTGAATCGTCCCTCTTATTGA
- a CDS encoding cupin domain-containing protein, translated as MATIYIHNEEKTLLENEQEVAAYLEKQGVIYEHWNIDKLPSHLSEKYDLTDEEKAEILSVFKDEIQSISERRGYKAQDVISLSDATPNLDELLQNFKREHHHTDDEVRFIVSGHGIFAIQGKDGVFFEVRLNPGDLISVPPNTRHYFTLQEDRKVVAVRIFVTTEGWVPIYKEETV; from the coding sequence ATGGCTACCATTTATATTCATAACGAAGAGAAAACACTACTTGAGAACGAGCAAGAGGTTGCTGCTTATTTAGAAAAACAAGGTGTCATTTATGAACATTGGAATATTGATAAGTTACCAAGCCATTTATCAGAAAAGTATGATTTAACGGATGAGGAAAAAGCCGAAATTTTGTCCGTTTTTAAAGACGAAATTCAAAGCATTTCAGAGCGAAGAGGGTACAAAGCACAAGATGTCATTTCATTATCTGATGCGACACCTAATCTAGATGAGCTGCTTCAAAACTTTAAGCGCGAGCATCATCATACAGATGACGAAGTGCGATTTATTGTGAGCGGCCATGGTATTTTTGCAATTCAAGGAAAGGATGGTGTATTTTTTGAGGTGAGATTAAATCCAGGAGATTTAATTTCTGTTCCTCCTAATACCCGTCACTACTTTACACTACAAGAGGACCGCAAAGTGGTCGCAGTTCGCATATTTGTCACAACTGAAGGATGGGTTCCGATTTACAAAGAAGAAACGGTCTAA
- a CDS encoding methylthioribulose 1-phosphate dehydratase has product MADAKSKRWQELADVKRELAARDWFYGTSGNLSIKVSDEPMTFLVTASGKDKRKETDEDFVLVDETGQPYEPNQKLKPSAETLLHTYLYRRTKAGCCLHVHTIDNNVISELYGDEGEIRFKGNEIIKALGYWEEDAQVSIPIIENPAHIPQLAERFAEHLTEGMESGAVLIRNHGITVWGKTAFETKRMLEAYEFLFSYHLKLKLYKTQFVK; this is encoded by the coding sequence ATGGCAGATGCAAAGAGCAAACGGTGGCAAGAGCTAGCTGACGTCAAACGTGAACTGGCAGCAAGAGACTGGTTTTACGGAACAAGCGGCAATTTATCTATTAAGGTGTCGGATGAGCCAATGACTTTTTTGGTGACGGCAAGCGGAAAAGATAAACGAAAAGAAACAGACGAAGATTTTGTGCTTGTTGATGAAACGGGTCAGCCGTATGAGCCAAATCAAAAGCTTAAACCTTCTGCCGAAACGTTGCTTCATACTTATTTATATCGGCGGACAAAAGCAGGTTGCTGTCTCCATGTCCACACAATTGATAATAATGTCATTTCTGAGTTGTACGGAGACGAAGGAGAAATTCGTTTTAAGGGAAACGAAATCATCAAAGCGCTCGGTTATTGGGAAGAGGATGCACAAGTCTCTATCCCTATTATTGAAAACCCGGCTCATATTCCGCAGCTTGCTGAACGATTTGCAGAGCACCTCACAGAGGGCATGGAGTCAGGGGCTGTACTCATTCGGAATCATGGAATTACGGTTTGGGGAAAGACAGCATTTGAAACAAAGCGGATGTTAGAGGCATACGAATTTTTATTTAGCTATCATTTAAAATTAAAGCTTTATAAGACGCAGTTTGTGAAATAA
- a CDS encoding 2-hydroxy-3-keto-5-methylthiopentenyl-1-phosphate phosphatase: protein MKKPIVCCDFDGTITTNDNIIRIMKQFAPSEWTQLKDGVLSKEITVKEGVGRMFRLLNSDQKETIQSFILHDTNIREGFEQFVAYLKKAEIPFYVLSGGMDFFVYPVLEGIVEKEHIYCNHASFKEENIQIEWPHACDSQCQNDCGCCKPSIIRKLAHENDFIVMIGDSVTDIEAAKCADLTFARDYLLNECRNLGLIHKEYETFVDVKAQFVQIKEVKKWQMQRANGGKS from the coding sequence ATGAAAAAGCCAATTGTATGTTGTGATTTTGACGGTACGATTACAACAAATGATAATATTATTCGCATTATGAAGCAGTTTGCTCCAAGTGAATGGACGCAACTGAAAGATGGCGTCCTGTCAAAGGAGATCACGGTCAAAGAAGGCGTCGGACGCATGTTTCGTTTATTGAATAGTGATCAGAAGGAAACCATTCAGTCGTTTATTTTACATGATACAAACATTCGAGAAGGCTTCGAACAATTTGTCGCTTATTTAAAAAAAGCAGAGATTCCCTTTTATGTCTTAAGCGGCGGTATGGACTTTTTTGTGTATCCTGTACTCGAAGGCATTGTGGAAAAAGAACACATTTATTGTAATCACGCGTCGTTTAAGGAAGAGAACATTCAAATTGAATGGCCTCATGCCTGTGATTCACAATGTCAAAATGATTGTGGCTGCTGTAAGCCATCGATTATTCGAAAGCTCGCACATGAGAATGATTTCATTGTCATGATTGGAGATTCAGTGACAGATATTGAGGCAGCAAAATGTGCTGATCTGACGTTTGCTCGTGATTATTTGCTGAATGAATGTAGAAATCTGGGCCTCATACATAAAGAATATGAAACATTTGTTGATGTGAAAGCGCAATTTGTTCAAATAAAGGAAGTGAAAAAATGGCAGATGCAAAGAGCAAACGGTGGCAAGAGCTAG
- the mtnW gene encoding 2,3-diketo-5-methylthiopentyl-1-phosphate enolase, producing MSELLATYVLTHQKDEQIDQKAEQIALGLTVGSWTDLPQLKKDQLKKHKGRVIEVKEKSVRENGLVQSEVTIGYPEANFSTDLPAVLTTIFGKLSLDGKVKLADIEFSTAFKRSLPGPVFGIEGIRSKLNAFERPLLMSIFKGVIGRDMQDLKEQLRLQALGGVDLIKDDEILFENPLTPFEERIKEGKKILNETYEETGRRTLYAVNLTGRTFDLKDRARKAVELGADALLFNVFAYGLDVMQSLAEDQEIHVPIMAHPAVSGAFTSSPDYGFSHSLLLGKLNRYAGADFSLFPSPYGSVALPKEDARGIYEACVKEDTVQKTFPVPSAGIHPGMVPLLIRDFGLDHVINAGGGIHGHPRGAIGGGKGFRSMIAAVLSGEPIEEKASSCQDLKAALDLWGRVAD from the coding sequence GTGAGTGAATTACTAGCAACATATGTATTAACACACCAAAAGGATGAACAAATTGACCAGAAAGCAGAGCAAATCGCACTTGGATTAACGGTCGGATCATGGACGGATTTGCCGCAATTAAAGAAGGATCAACTAAAAAAACATAAAGGCCGCGTGATCGAAGTAAAGGAAAAATCTGTGCGAGAAAATGGTCTTGTTCAATCAGAAGTGACAATTGGTTATCCTGAAGCCAATTTTTCGACTGATTTACCAGCCGTTTTGACGACTATTTTTGGGAAGCTTTCACTTGATGGGAAAGTGAAGCTTGCCGACATAGAATTTTCGACAGCGTTTAAGCGAAGCCTACCTGGACCGGTGTTTGGAATTGAGGGCATACGAAGCAAACTGAATGCTTTTGAACGGCCGCTTTTAATGAGTATTTTTAAAGGTGTGATCGGTCGTGATATGCAGGATTTAAAGGAACAGCTTCGTTTGCAGGCTTTAGGCGGTGTTGACTTAATCAAAGATGACGAAATTTTATTTGAAAACCCATTGACGCCATTTGAAGAACGTATCAAAGAAGGAAAAAAGATCCTAAATGAAACGTATGAAGAGACAGGACGCCGCACGCTTTATGCAGTCAATTTAACTGGCAGAACCTTTGACTTGAAAGATCGAGCTCGAAAAGCAGTTGAACTCGGAGCAGATGCGCTATTATTCAATGTATTTGCTTACGGACTTGATGTGATGCAGAGCTTAGCGGAAGACCAAGAGATTCATGTACCCATCATGGCGCATCCAGCGGTGAGCGGTGCATTTACATCATCTCCTGATTATGGATTCTCGCATTCTCTTCTTTTAGGTAAATTAAATCGATATGCTGGTGCCGATTTTAGCCTTTTTCCATCTCCTTATGGGTCAGTCGCACTTCCGAAAGAAGATGCACGAGGCATCTATGAAGCTTGCGTGAAAGAGGACACTGTTCAAAAAACATTCCCTGTTCCATCAGCGGGTATTCATCCAGGAATGGTGCCGCTATTAATCAGAGATTTTGGGTTAGATCATGTGATCAATGCAGGCGGAGGTATCCATGGACATCCGCGCGGAGCCATCGGTGGAGGAAAAGGATTTAGATCAATGATCGCCGCTGTTTTAAGTGGTGAGCCAATAGAAGAGAAGGCGTCATCTTGTCAAGATTTAAAAGCAGCACTTGATCTTTGGGGAAGGGTAGCAGATTAA
- a CDS encoding pyridoxal phosphate-dependent aminotransferase — MEFQQSDVLKKLPEQFFASLVQKVQKKLQAGADVINLGQGNPDQPTPPHIVKAMQAAVEKPENHQYSSFRGTAKLKKAAAAFYLREYGVTLDPETEIAILFGGKAGLVELPQCLLNPGDTVLVPDPGYPDYWSGVVLAGAEMVTMPLLEENDFLPNYDLLSNDHKEKAKLMYLNYPNNPTGAIASRAFFEKTIHLAKDHNICVVHDFAYGAIGFDGEKPISFLQTNGAKETGIEIYTFSKTYNMAGWRVGFAAGNPSVIEAIELFQDHMFVSLFKATQDAAAEALLSDQTCVQVQNDRYEKRRNTWINAIREIGWEVRAPKGSFFAWLKVPEGYTSESFSDLLLEKVHVAVAPGNGFGLHGEGYVRVGLLTSEERLKEAAKRIASLRLFEKKSLTT; from the coding sequence ATGGAATTCCAACAATCAGATGTTTTGAAAAAATTGCCTGAACAGTTTTTTGCTTCGCTCGTTCAAAAAGTCCAAAAGAAACTTCAGGCTGGGGCAGATGTGATTAATTTAGGACAGGGAAATCCTGATCAGCCGACACCGCCGCATATTGTCAAAGCAATGCAAGCAGCGGTTGAGAAGCCAGAGAATCACCAATACTCCTCATTTCGTGGAACAGCGAAGCTAAAGAAGGCGGCCGCTGCATTTTATCTAAGAGAATATGGCGTCACGCTAGATCCTGAGACTGAGATTGCAATTTTATTTGGCGGTAAGGCGGGACTGGTTGAGTTGCCACAATGTTTACTGAATCCTGGAGATACTGTGCTAGTCCCAGACCCAGGCTACCCTGATTATTGGTCAGGCGTAGTGCTCGCTGGAGCTGAAATGGTCACAATGCCGCTTCTTGAAGAAAATGATTTTTTGCCTAATTATGATCTATTGTCAAATGATCATAAGGAAAAAGCAAAATTGATGTACTTAAATTATCCAAACAATCCGACTGGCGCTATTGCAAGTCGTGCGTTCTTTGAAAAAACCATTCATCTAGCGAAAGATCACAATATTTGTGTTGTCCATGATTTTGCTTATGGCGCCATCGGATTTGATGGAGAAAAGCCAATCAGCTTTTTACAAACGAACGGAGCAAAAGAGACGGGGATTGAAATCTATACATTTTCAAAAACTTATAATATGGCAGGCTGGCGAGTTGGTTTTGCAGCAGGAAATCCATCTGTAATAGAAGCCATTGAGCTTTTTCAGGACCATATGTTTGTTTCACTTTTTAAGGCGACTCAAGATGCAGCGGCAGAGGCTCTATTAAGTGATCAAACCTGTGTGCAAGTGCAAAATGATCGATACGAGAAAAGACGAAATACATGGATTAATGCAATCAGAGAGATCGGCTGGGAGGTACGTGCACCAAAGGGCTCTTTTTTTGCATGGTTAAAGGTGCCTGAAGGTTATACATCTGAATCCTTTTCTGACTTGTTATTAGAGAAAGTGCATGTTGCAGTTGCGCCGGGAAACGGCTTTGGTCTTCATGGTGAAGGCTATGTCAGAGTCGGGCTTTTGACAAGTGAGGAGCGGTTAAAGGAAGCAGCTAAACGGATTGCTTCATTGCGTCTATTTGAAAAAAAGTCATTGACAACATAA